The following proteins are co-located in the Pseudomonas fluorescens genome:
- a CDS encoding DUF2782 domain-containing protein codes for MRTVNRLLLTGLIALTPMVAMAADSAPSGDPEVTIRTEGDKTIQEYRQNGFLYAIKVTQKGFPPYFLVRADGTDANFIRSDQPDMLIPSWKIFEWK; via the coding sequence ATGCGTACAGTAAATCGCTTGTTGTTGACCGGCTTGATTGCACTCACTCCGATGGTGGCCATGGCGGCAGATAGTGCGCCTTCAGGCGACCCGGAAGTCACCATTCGCACGGAAGGCGACAAGACCATTCAGGAATACCGCCAAAATGGCTTCCTGTACGCGATCAAGGTGACCCAGAAAGGCTTTCCGCCGTATTTCCTGGTGCGCGCGGACGGAACCGATGCGAATTTCATCCGTTCTGACCAACCGGATATGCTGATCCCGTCATGGAAGATCTTCGAATGGAAATGA
- the polA gene encoding DNA polymerase I: protein MSQAPLVLVDGSSYLYRAFHALPPLTTSKGLPTGAVKGVLNMLKSLRKQYPDSPFAVVFDAKGGTFRDDMYAEYKANRPSMPDDMRLQIEPLHQSVIALGFPLLCVEGVEADDVIGTLARSSAAADRPVVISTGDKDMAQLVDGHITLVNTMTGSAMDIEGVKEKFGVAPEQIIDYLALMGDSSDNIPGVPGIGPKTASGLLVGVNGGLKELYEQLDIVPTLPIRGAKNLPAKLEEHKEMAFLSYQLATIKIDVPLDVGLDDLHLIEPDREKLLELYTLLEFKSWFDEIQRDAKRVELKASAQAAPATEEAVEVIASAPVETSYTTVLDQATFDRWLKKLNDAKLFAFDTETTGIDAQQAQLVGVSFAVQPHEAAYIPLTHSYIGAPQQLDRDTVLLALKPLLEDPTKLKVGQHAKFDMNILANCAIGGDFEQGITVRGIAFDTMLESYVLNSTATRHDMDSLAKKYLDYDTVSFQDIAGKGAKQLTFDQIPLEQAGPYAAEDADVTLRLHQALHAQLAAIPSLASVLTDIEIPLVPVLARIERQGALVDKDLLGIQSIELGNKMVELERQAFEIAGEAFNLGSPKQLGAILYEKLGLPVLKKTGKGQASTAEEVLAKLAEDDFLLPKVLMQYRSMSKLKSTYTDRLPEQINPRTGRIHTSYHQAVAATGRLSSSDPNLQNIPVRTAEGRRIRQAFIAPKGYKLLAADYSQIELRIMAHLSKDEGLMNAFRNDLDVHTATAAEVFKVELSEVTSNQRRSAKAINFGLIYGMGAQKLGKDIGVDTKTAKAYIDVYFARYPGVREYMERTRAQAADQGYVETFFGRRLYLPDINSNKPQERAAAERTAINAPMQGTAADIIKKAMVLVDNWLTESGLDAKVILQVHDELVLEVREDLVAQVSEKIREHMSAAAQLDVPLVVDVGVGDNWDEAH, encoded by the coding sequence ATGAGCCAAGCCCCCCTCGTCCTGGTGGACGGTTCGTCTTACCTGTACCGCGCCTTTCACGCGCTGCCACCGCTGACTACGTCCAAAGGCCTGCCGACCGGTGCGGTCAAGGGCGTGTTGAACATGCTCAAAAGCCTGCGCAAGCAGTACCCGGACAGCCCGTTCGCGGTCGTGTTCGACGCCAAGGGTGGGACCTTTCGCGATGACATGTACGCTGAATACAAGGCTAACCGCCCCAGCATGCCTGATGACATGCGCCTGCAGATCGAGCCGCTGCACCAAAGCGTGATCGCGCTGGGCTTCCCGCTGCTGTGCGTTGAAGGCGTCGAGGCCGATGACGTGATCGGCACCCTGGCCCGCAGCAGTGCGGCCGCCGACCGACCGGTGGTGATTTCCACGGGCGACAAGGACATGGCGCAACTGGTCGACGGGCACATTACCTTGGTCAACACCATGACCGGTAGCGCGATGGACATCGAGGGCGTGAAGGAGAAATTCGGTGTCGCTCCCGAGCAGATCATCGATTACCTGGCGTTGATGGGCGATTCCTCCGACAACATCCCGGGCGTTCCGGGCATTGGTCCGAAGACTGCTTCCGGCCTGTTGGTGGGCGTGAACGGCGGCCTCAAAGAGCTTTATGAGCAGTTGGATATTGTGCCGACCCTGCCGATTCGGGGCGCCAAGAACCTGCCGGCCAAGCTGGAAGAGCATAAGGAAATGGCGTTCCTGTCCTATCAGCTGGCGACGATCAAGATCGACGTGCCGCTGGACGTGGGCCTGGATGATTTGCACCTGATCGAACCGGATCGCGAAAAGCTGCTGGAGCTGTACACGCTGCTGGAGTTCAAGAGCTGGTTCGATGAGATTCAGCGCGACGCCAAGCGTGTCGAGTTGAAGGCCTCGGCGCAAGCTGCTCCGGCCACCGAAGAAGCGGTTGAGGTGATTGCCTCCGCGCCCGTGGAGACGTCCTACACCACTGTCCTCGACCAAGCGACATTCGACCGTTGGCTGAAGAAGCTTAATGACGCGAAGTTGTTCGCGTTTGACACGGAAACCACCGGGATTGACGCCCAACAGGCGCAGTTGGTCGGGGTTTCCTTTGCCGTGCAGCCTCACGAAGCGGCCTACATACCGCTGACCCACTCTTATATCGGTGCGCCGCAGCAGCTGGATCGTGACACCGTGTTGCTGGCCCTCAAGCCATTACTGGAAGACCCGACCAAGCTCAAGGTTGGCCAGCACGCCAAGTTCGACATGAACATCCTGGCCAACTGTGCCATCGGTGGTGATTTTGAACAGGGCATTACCGTGCGCGGTATCGCCTTCGACACCATGCTCGAATCCTATGTGCTGAACTCCACCGCCACCCGGCACGACATGGACAGCCTGGCGAAGAAGTATCTGGACTACGACACCGTCAGCTTCCAGGACATCGCCGGCAAGGGCGCCAAGCAGCTGACGTTCGACCAGATCCCGCTTGAGCAAGCCGGCCCTTACGCGGCCGAAGATGCCGACGTGACGCTGCGTCTGCATCAGGCACTGCACGCACAACTCGCGGCCATCCCGAGCCTGGCCAGTGTGCTGACCGATATCGAAATACCTTTGGTGCCGGTGTTGGCGCGTATTGAGCGCCAGGGTGCGCTGGTGGATAAGGACCTGTTGGGTATCCAGAGCATCGAGCTGGGCAACAAGATGGTGGAGCTGGAACGCCAGGCGTTCGAGATCGCCGGTGAGGCGTTCAACCTGGGCTCGCCCAAGCAGCTCGGAGCCATTCTCTACGAGAAGCTGGGCCTGCCGGTCCTGAAAAAGACCGGCAAGGGGCAGGCGTCCACGGCCGAAGAAGTGCTGGCCAAGTTGGCCGAAGATGACTTCCTGTTGCCCAAGGTGCTGATGCAGTACCGCAGCATGAGCAAATTGAAAAGCACCTACACCGACCGCCTGCCGGAGCAGATCAACCCGCGCACCGGGCGCATTCACACGTCCTATCATCAGGCTGTGGCAGCTACCGGGCGCTTGTCGTCCAGCGACCCGAACCTGCAGAACATCCCGGTGCGCACCGCCGAAGGGCGGCGGATCCGCCAGGCGTTTATCGCGCCCAAGGGCTACAAGCTGCTGGCGGCGGACTATTCGCAGATCGAGCTGCGGATCATGGCGCACTTGTCCAAGGACGAGGGCTTGATGAATGCGTTTCGCAATGACTTGGACGTGCACACCGCTACGGCGGCCGAGGTGTTCAAGGTTGAATTGTCTGAGGTCACGTCCAATCAGCGCCGCAGTGCCAAGGCGATTAACTTTGGCCTGATCTACGGCATGGGCGCGCAGAAGTTGGGCAAAGATATTGGCGTCGATACCAAGACTGCCAAGGCGTACATCGATGTGTACTTCGCGCGCTACCCAGGTGTTCGCGAGTACATGGAGCGCACGCGTGCCCAGGCGGCTGATCAAGGCTATGTAGAAACCTTCTTCGGGCGTCGGCTGTATTTGCCGGATATCAATTCCAATAAGCCTCAGGAACGAGCGGCGGCCGAGCGCACGGCAATCAACGCGCCCATGCAGGGCACGGCGGCAGACATCATCAAGAAAGCCATGGTGTTGGTGGATAACTGGCTGACTGAATCGGGCCTGGATGCCAAGGTCATCCTGCAGGTGCACGATGAACTGGTGCTCGAGGTGCGTGAGGACCTGGTGGCGCAAGTCAGCGAGAAGATCCGCGAGCACATGAGCGCGGCGGCTCAGTTGGACGTGCCACTGGTGGTGGATGTGGGTGTGGGCGATAACTGGGACGAGGCGCACTGA
- the yihA gene encoding ribosome biogenesis GTP-binding protein YihA/YsxC, whose protein sequence is MQLKNPILGLCQQSTFMLSAAKVDQCPDDEGFEVAFAGRSNAGKSSALNTLTHASLARTSKTPGRTQLLNFFKLDDDRRLVDLPGYGYAKVPIPLKLHWQRHLEAYLGGRESLKGLILMMDIRHPMTDFDLLMLDWAVASGMPMHILLTKADKLTYGAAKNTLLKVQSDIRKGWGDAITIQLFSAPKRMGLEDAYTVLAGWMELADKGTEIAE, encoded by the coding sequence ATGCAACTCAAGAATCCCATCCTCGGTCTGTGCCAACAGTCCACATTCATGCTCAGCGCCGCCAAAGTTGACCAATGCCCCGATGACGAAGGCTTTGAAGTCGCCTTTGCCGGTCGTTCCAACGCTGGCAAATCCAGCGCACTGAACACCCTGACTCACGCCAGCCTGGCGCGCACCTCGAAAACCCCGGGCCGCACGCAACTTCTCAATTTCTTCAAGCTAGACGATGATCGGCGTCTGGTCGACCTGCCGGGCTACGGATATGCAAAAGTACCTATCCCGCTGAAGCTGCACTGGCAGCGTCACCTGGAGGCTTACCTGGGTGGCCGGGAGAGTTTGAAAGGGTTGATTCTGATGATGGACATCCGTCATCCAATGACCGACTTCGACCTGCTGATGCTTGATTGGGCTGTCGCCAGCGGCATGCCGATGCACATCCTGCTGACCAAGGCCGACAAGCTGACCTACGGTGCCGCCAAGAACACCCTGCTCAAAGTGCAGTCCGACATTCGCAAAGGCTGGGGGGATGCGATCACCATCCAGTTGTTCTCTGCACCGAAGCGGATGGGCCTGGAAGACGCCTACACCGTGCTGGCAGGCTGGATGGAATTGGCCGACAAGGGCACTGAAATCGCGGAATAA
- a CDS encoding c-type cytochrome, which yields MTRWLLAFGVLVPLYGAQATQDPEAVYNRVCVACHAGQLPNAPKRGDQVAWAPRLAQGMDTLVQHVTQGFKAMPPRGLCMDCSTEDYQAIIELMVSKPGR from the coding sequence ATGACCCGATGGTTGCTCGCTTTTGGTGTCCTGGTTCCGCTTTACGGCGCTCAGGCTACACAGGATCCGGAGGCGGTGTACAACCGAGTTTGCGTGGCTTGCCATGCCGGCCAACTGCCCAACGCCCCCAAACGGGGTGATCAGGTAGCTTGGGCGCCCAGACTGGCGCAAGGTATGGACACGCTGGTGCAACACGTGACCCAGGGTTTCAAGGCAATGCCGCCGCGTGGTTTGTGCATGGACTGCAGTACTGAGGATTACCAGGCCATCATTGAGTTGATGGTGAGTAAACCCGGTAGATAA
- a CDS encoding c-type cytochrome: MNKLIVSLLLTLGITGVAHAAGDATAGQAKAAVCGACHGPDGNSPAPNFPKLAGQGERYLTKQMHDIKDGKRTVLEMTGLLTNLSDQDLADIAAYFVSQKGSVGAADPKLVAHGEELFRGGNLEKGMPSCLGCHSPNGAGLAAAGFPHLSGQHAQYITKQLTDFREGNRTNDGDTKIMQSIAGKLSNKDIEAVSQYIQGLH, translated from the coding sequence ATGAACAAACTGATCGTGAGTCTGCTGTTGACCTTGGGCATCACCGGTGTTGCCCATGCTGCAGGCGACGCTACAGCGGGCCAGGCGAAAGCCGCCGTGTGTGGTGCTTGCCACGGACCGGACGGCAATAGCCCGGCGCCAAACTTCCCTAAACTGGCAGGCCAGGGTGAACGTTACCTGACCAAGCAGATGCACGACATCAAGGACGGCAAGCGCACGGTGCTCGAAATGACCGGTTTGCTGACTAATCTCAGCGATCAGGACTTGGCAGACATCGCTGCGTATTTTGTCAGTCAGAAAGGCAGTGTGGGAGCTGCCGATCCAAAGCTGGTGGCTCACGGCGAAGAACTGTTCCGGGGTGGTAACCTGGAAAAAGGCATGCCTTCCTGCCTCGGTTGCCATTCGCCTAACGGCGCCGGCCTTGCTGCTGCCGGTTTCCCGCACCTGAGCGGCCAGCATGCCCAGTACATCACCAAGCAACTGACGGACTTCCGTGAGGGTAATCGCACCAACGATGGCGATACCAAAATCATGCAAAGTATTGCCGGCAAGTTGAGCAACAAGGATATCGAAGCGGTTTCCCAGTATATCCAGGGCCTGCACTGA
- a CDS encoding thiol:disulfide interchange protein DsbA/DsbL, which produces MRNLILSAALVTASLFGMTAQAADVPLEAGKTYVELANPVPVSEPGKIEVVELFWYGCPHCYAFEPTINPWAEKLPADVNFKRIPALFGGPWDAHGQLFITLDTMGVEHKVHNAVFNAIQKEGKRLTKPEDMADFVATQGVDKAKFLETFNSFAVKGKMAQYKELAQKYGVQGVPTMIVNGKYRFDLGTTGGPEQTLNVADQLIAKERAAK; this is translated from the coding sequence ATGCGTAATCTGATCCTCAGCGCCGCTCTCGTCACTGCCAGTCTTTTCGGCATGACCGCACAAGCTGCCGACGTGCCGCTTGAAGCCGGTAAAACCTACGTAGAACTGGCCAACCCGGTCCCCGTTTCGGAGCCTGGCAAGATCGAAGTGGTGGAGCTGTTCTGGTATGGCTGCCCGCATTGCTACGCCTTTGAGCCGACCATCAATCCGTGGGCTGAGAAACTCCCGGCCGACGTGAACTTCAAGCGTATCCCTGCGCTGTTCGGTGGCCCATGGGATGCCCATGGTCAGCTCTTCATCACCCTGGACACCATGGGCGTTGAGCACAAGGTTCATAACGCCGTCTTCAACGCTATCCAAAAAGAAGGCAAGCGTCTGACCAAGCCGGAAGACATGGCTGATTTCGTTGCTACCCAAGGCGTCGACAAAGCCAAGTTCCTCGAAACCTTCAACTCGTTCGCCGTCAAGGGCAAAATGGCTCAATACAAAGAGCTGGCCCAGAAGTATGGCGTGCAAGGCGTACCGACCATGATCGTCAACGGTAAATACCGTTTCGACCTGGGCACGACCGGTGGTCCTGAGCAGACTCTCAATGTTGCCGACCAACTGATCGCCAAAGAGCGCGCAGCCAAGTAA
- a CDS encoding endonuclease/exonuclease/phosphatase family protein, with product MRRWGTERVVGLHDPQVNEHHLESTGLPADSRLRLLSFNIQVGISTEKYRHYLTRGWQHLLPHTGRAVNLQKIGNLLNDFDLVALQEADGGSMRSGYINQVEHLAQLGAFPYWYQQLNRNLGRLAQHSNGVLSRLKPTAIEDHPLPGPKGRGAILVRFGEGPEALVVVMMHLALGGRARNLQLAYVREMISNYKHQVLMGDMNTHANDLLQNSPLRDLGLLAPQVEATFPSWRPQRCLDHILLSPTLTLESVQVLAQPISDHLPVAVEIRLPGSLTADALPALSPGPRGPLA from the coding sequence ATGCGCCGCTGGGGTACTGAACGTGTGGTTGGCCTGCATGATCCGCAGGTCAACGAACATCATCTGGAGTCCACGGGCCTGCCGGCAGACAGCCGCTTGCGCCTGCTCAGCTTCAATATCCAGGTGGGCATCAGCACCGAGAAGTACCGGCACTACCTCACCCGGGGCTGGCAGCACCTGCTGCCGCACACCGGGCGGGCCGTTAACCTGCAAAAAATCGGCAACCTGCTGAACGACTTCGATTTGGTCGCCCTGCAGGAAGCTGATGGCGGCAGCATGCGCTCTGGCTACATCAACCAAGTGGAACACCTGGCTCAACTCGGCGCGTTCCCCTACTGGTATCAGCAACTCAACCGCAACCTGGGGCGTCTGGCGCAGCACAGCAATGGCGTGCTCAGTCGCTTGAAACCCACCGCCATCGAAGATCACCCCTTGCCAGGTCCCAAGGGGCGTGGGGCGATCCTCGTGCGATTCGGCGAAGGCCCGGAAGCCTTGGTGGTGGTCATGATGCACCTGGCGCTCGGGGGGCGTGCGCGCAACCTGCAGCTTGCCTATGTGCGTGAAATGATTAGCAACTATAAGCACCAGGTACTGATGGGTGACATGAATACCCATGCCAACGACCTGTTGCAGAATTCCCCGTTGCGCGACCTCGGGTTACTGGCGCCGCAAGTCGAAGCCACGTTTCCCAGTTGGCGCCCGCAGCGCTGCCTGGACCATATCCTGCTTAGCCCGACCCTTACGCTCGAAAGCGTGCAGGTGTTGGCGCAGCCCATCTCCGATCACCTGCCGGTCGCGGTAGAGATTCGTCTGCCGGGTTCGCTCACGGCTGATGCATTACCCGCGTTGAGCCCCGGCCCTCGCGGACCCCTTGCATGA
- a CDS encoding GGDEF domain-containing protein has product MSDDAQRWKEKYLKSVEQQDKLERRWAARLDLLRRGLVRSTLAAEGTDRAVDQCMKEMRDVVRTDDMDAALAALLPRLEKAVLDSEQRRETRVDQISTALTALVVQLQKLPLPREVARPLKTFAKQLDGRVGQAREIPLLLSELSSLQEQALSNLEPDGETTRTGPGLLQRLFGAKEVSNEVPVAQSTPLPVPALAAPKPVPAAPKPEPQEPAQSEELTHALRAFAPLPQTPVEAQPEPITPVQATEVAAETFVFEAPAPAAPIATPTTAPAATSEPEAEETVPESALAAFIEVPQAEVATPDETAIGSLSLPPVMESPEPDPDMLQSDGVYALPDSPEPSYSSVASHIEGTLLGLLGDLSLPERHRPQAEAMRERLAHGLNWYELLPILDDLAVLMLAITDSGQHEFEAYLKQLNERLEAFQGHLQVASDGHADSRSAARELDTQIREQVDGLQSSVQEAADLDSLKQVLESHLEGLLGTMDEHQQQRDQREQEVAARLKGLAERVANMEKEAQGYREHLEVQRQKALIDPLTGLPNRAAWSERLDHEVNTWHQRGNSLSLAMLDLDHFKRINDGYGHLAGDKVLKIIANVLRKYLRPNDFIARFGGEEFVLLMPDSALEEALAVGEGLRAAIEACPFHFKGEPVTITMSMGLAQFQPGERSDLALKRADEALYRAKAAGRNRVQAA; this is encoded by the coding sequence ATGAGCGACGACGCCCAGCGCTGGAAAGAGAAATACCTGAAAAGTGTCGAGCAGCAAGACAAGCTCGAACGTCGCTGGGCCGCCCGCCTTGACCTGTTACGGCGAGGGCTGGTGCGTAGCACGCTGGCGGCTGAAGGGACCGACCGCGCGGTTGATCAATGCATGAAAGAGATGCGCGACGTGGTGCGTACGGACGACATGGACGCCGCTCTCGCCGCCTTGTTGCCTCGCCTGGAAAAAGCCGTGCTCGACTCGGAGCAGCGCCGCGAAACCCGGGTCGACCAGATCAGCACTGCGCTCACCGCGCTGGTCGTGCAATTGCAGAAGTTGCCACTGCCGCGTGAGGTGGCCCGCCCGTTGAAAACCTTCGCCAAGCAGCTGGACGGCCGGGTCGGGCAGGCGCGTGAGATCCCGCTGTTGCTCAGTGAGCTGAGCAGCCTGCAAGAGCAGGCGTTGAGTAACCTGGAGCCGGATGGCGAAACCACGCGCACTGGGCCGGGCCTGCTGCAACGTCTGTTTGGCGCGAAAGAGGTTTCGAATGAAGTGCCGGTGGCCCAATCGACGCCACTGCCTGTACCGGCGCTGGCTGCGCCGAAACCCGTCCCCGCCGCGCCCAAGCCCGAGCCTCAGGAGCCCGCGCAATCCGAAGAGCTGACACACGCCTTGCGCGCCTTTGCGCCGTTGCCGCAGACCCCGGTCGAGGCACAGCCTGAGCCGATCACGCCGGTGCAAGCTACAGAGGTCGCCGCCGAAACGTTTGTCTTTGAGGCCCCGGCGCCAGCGGCGCCGATCGCTACGCCCACCACTGCGCCTGCCGCGACGTCTGAACCCGAGGCAGAGGAAACCGTTCCCGAGAGCGCCCTCGCTGCGTTTATCGAGGTCCCGCAGGCTGAGGTGGCTACGCCGGATGAAACCGCCATCGGCAGCCTGTCGCTACCTCCTGTGATGGAAAGCCCCGAGCCCGACCCGGATATGCTGCAATCGGACGGCGTTTACGCGCTGCCCGATTCGCCCGAGCCGTCTTATAGTTCGGTCGCCAGCCATATCGAAGGCACCTTGCTCGGCTTGCTGGGTGATCTGTCGCTGCCCGAGCGCCACCGGCCCCAAGCCGAAGCCATGCGCGAACGCCTGGCCCACGGCTTGAACTGGTACGAATTGCTGCCGATCCTTGATGACCTTGCAGTGCTGATGCTGGCGATCACCGACAGCGGCCAGCACGAGTTCGAAGCCTACCTCAAGCAGCTCAACGAGCGCCTCGAGGCATTCCAGGGTCATCTGCAGGTGGCCAGTGACGGCCACGCCGACAGCCGTTCGGCCGCGCGGGAACTGGATACACAGATCCGTGAGCAGGTCGACGGCCTGCAAAGCAGTGTGCAGGAAGCGGCTGACCTGGACAGCCTCAAGCAGGTGCTGGAAAGCCATCTTGAAGGCCTGCTCGGCACTATGGATGAACACCAGCAGCAGCGTGACCAGCGCGAGCAGGAGGTAGCGGCGCGGCTGAAGGGCTTGGCTGAACGTGTCGCAAACATGGAAAAGGAAGCCCAGGGTTACCGCGAGCATTTGGAGGTACAACGCCAGAAGGCCTTGATCGACCCGCTCACCGGCCTGCCCAATCGTGCGGCGTGGAGTGAGCGTCTGGATCATGAAGTGAATACCTGGCACCAGCGCGGCAATAGCTTGTCCCTGGCCATGCTGGATCTGGACCACTTCAAGCGGATCAACGATGGCTACGGTCACCTGGCCGGTGACAAGGTGCTGAAAATCATCGCCAACGTGTTGCGCAAATACCTGCGCCCCAACGACTTTATCGCGCGCTTTGGCGGTGAGGAGTTTGTGTTGCTGATGCCTGACTCCGCCTTGGAGGAGGCCTTGGCCGTGGGTGAAGGGCTGCGTGCAGCGATTGAAGCGTGCCCGTTCCACTTCAAGGGCGAGCCGGTGACGATCACGATGTCCATGGGCCTGGCGCAGTTTCAGCCAGGTGAGCGCAGTGACTTGGCGCTCAAGCGCGCCGATGAGGCGTTATACCGGGCCAAGGCTGCCGGGCGTAACCGGGTACAGGCGGCCTGA
- a CDS encoding N-acetylmuramoyl-L-alanine amidase, which produces MKSLYVAFVFLLLAGCASGPRLDTNHPSMNHDNRVQFVIVHYTSTGLERSLALLTHGQVSSHYLIGDDASGTIFKLVDESQRAWHAGESEWMGRTWLNSSSIGIEIVNPGYRDTPTGRVWYPYSEAQVQSLVVLLKDISKRNGINPRNIIGHSDIAPLRKLDPGPLFPWKRLAAEGLGMWPDAQAVARFQQQYSAALPSITWFQEELARLGYQTPQTGELDVATRHVIAAFQMHFRPSLFDGTPDAESAAILRALNRS; this is translated from the coding sequence ATGAAATCCTTGTACGTCGCTTTTGTGTTTTTGCTCCTCGCCGGCTGCGCCAGCGGCCCGCGCCTGGACACCAATCACCCTTCGATGAACCACGATAACCGCGTGCAGTTCGTCATTGTTCATTACACCTCTACCGGCCTTGAACGCTCCCTGGCGCTGTTGACGCACGGCCAGGTCAGCAGCCATTACCTGATCGGCGACGACGCTTCAGGCACCATCTTCAAACTGGTGGATGAGAGCCAGCGTGCCTGGCACGCCGGGGAAAGCGAGTGGATGGGCCGCACCTGGCTCAACTCCAGCTCCATTGGCATCGAGATCGTCAACCCAGGGTATCGCGACACGCCAACGGGCCGTGTGTGGTACCCATACTCCGAAGCACAGGTGCAGTCGCTGGTGGTGTTGCTCAAGGACATCAGCAAGCGCAATGGCATCAACCCCCGGAATATCATCGGTCACAGCGACATCGCGCCGCTGCGCAAGCTCGACCCGGGCCCCCTGTTCCCGTGGAAGCGTTTAGCCGCTGAAGGTTTGGGGATGTGGCCGGATGCACAGGCAGTCGCCCGATTCCAGCAGCAATACAGCGCTGCCCTGCCGAGTATTACCTGGTTCCAGGAAGAGCTGGCACGACTCGGCTACCAAACGCCGCAGACGGGTGAGCTGGATGTAGCCACACGGCATGTGATCGCGGCCTTCCAGATGCACTTCCGTCCATCACTGTTCGATGGCACGCCGGATGCCGAAAGTGCTGCGATCCTGCGCGCGTTGAACCGCAGCTAA